From the genome of Spinacia oleracea cultivar Varoflay chromosome 2, BTI_SOV_V1, whole genome shotgun sequence, one region includes:
- the LOC110794212 gene encoding ribulose bisphosphate carboxylase/oxygenase activase, chloroplastic produces the protein MALLINTINTTSLSNLKSLSFHNSFPQTLSQSTRKSSPIRLWPNHFTIVQQLNKEEEIKGDDSSNKSQDSSIGKHKKRLSEQSSWETKDSRGNDYLYKLGAEADNMNIAVGAKSGVIDDLFTGNFLGRDSDIVFDYRQKATRSFEYLQGDYYIAPLFLDKVVCHIVKNFIAHILNAKVPLILGIWGGKGQGKTFQTELIFKVLGVEPVIISAGELESEKAGEPGKLIRERYRTASQVVQNQGKLSCLMVNDIDAGIGRFGDTQVTVNNQIVSGTLMNLADNPTRVSTGQKWRETDITNRIPIIVTGNDFSTIYAPLVRDGRMEKFYWQPDHEDIFNIVNRMYEKDGISREEVLSIVNTFPNQALDFYGALRSRTYDQSILKWVNDCGGVENLGATLFKRKKGEKLPDFVPPEQNVEALLESGYSLVKEQQLVMESRLSKEYMKNIDD, from the exons ATGGCTCTCCTAATCAACACCATTAACACAACATCACTCTCTAATCTAAAATCACTCTCATTCCACAACTCCTTCCCCCAAACACTCTCTCAATCGACACGAAAATCTTCTCCAATTCGTCTGTGGCCAAATCATTTCACAATTGTCCAGCAATTGAATAAGGAAGAAGAAATTAAAGGCGATGATAGTTCGAATAAATCACAAGATTCTTCGATTGGGAAACATAAGAAGAGATTATCTGAACAATCGTCGTGGGAAACGAAGGATTCGAGGGGCAATGATTATCTTTACAAGCTTGGTGCTGAGGCTGATAATATGAACATTGCTGTGGGTGCTAAGTCGGGTGTTATTGATGATCTCTTCACCGGAAATTTTCTCGGCCGAGATT CGGACATAGTATTCGACTATAGACAAAAGGCCACGAGGTCGTTTGAATACTTGCAAGGCGATTATTACATCGCTCCCCTATTCTTG GATAAAGTTG TTTGCCACATCGTAAAGAATTTCATTGCTCATATTCTGAACGCTAAAGTTCCCCTGATCCTAG GAATTTGGGGAGGTAAAGGTCAAGGGAAGACATTTCAAACGGAGCTTATTTTCAAGGTTTTGGGAGTCGAGCCAGTTATAATATCTGCTGGAGAACTGGAATCCGAAAAAGCTG GGGAACCTGGTAAACTAATACGGGAGAGATACAGAACAGCCTCTCAAGTGGTGCAGAACCAA GGAAAATTGAGCTGTTTGATGGTCAATGATATTGATGCTGGGATCGGTAGATTTG GAGATACTCAAGTGACAGTTAACAATCAAATTGTATCCGGAACTTTGATGAACTTGGCGGATAATCCCACCAGAGTTAGCACCGGACAAAAATGGCGTGAAACGGATATTACGAATAGAATTCCTATTATTGTCACAggaaatgacttttcaacaatTTATGCTCCTCTAGTCCGTGATGGGAGGATGGAGAAGTTCTACTG GCAGCCAGATCACGAGGATATTTTTAACATTGTTAACCGGATGTATGAAAAAGACGGTATATCAAGGGAGGAGGTTCTCAGCATTGTGAATACGTTTCCTAATCAGG CTTTGGATTTCTATGGAGCTTTGAGATCCCGTACGTATGACCAATCTATTCTTAAG TGGGTTAATGATTGTGGAGGTGTTGAGAATCTAGGAGCCACACTCTTCAAACGAAAGAAAGGCGAAAAACTTCCAGATTTTGTGCCACCTGAG CAAAATGTTGAGGCTCTTCTGGAATCAGGCTACTCTCTTGTCAAAGAACAACAACTCGTCATGGAGTCAAGACTTTCTAAGGAGTATATGAAAAATATTGACGACTAG